CGCCTCAGTGAGCTCGCCCGTATCGATGCGACCCTGGTGCTGTTCGACTCCGGCAATCGCGTGCAGGAGACGCTGGCCGACCTCGCCGAGGTCATGGGGAATCGCGAGGCCGCGATCTGCCGCGAGCTGACGAAGCTGCACGAGGAGATTTCGCGCAGCTCCCTCGGCGAGCTCGCAAGCGGAGCGGATTCGCTCGAGACCCGCGGCGAGTTCGTGCTGGTGATCGGCCCGCCGGCAGCCGATGCACAGGAGATGACGCCGGAGGCGCTCGACGATCTCCTGCGCGAACAGCTCGCGACCAGCAGCGTCAAGGACGCGGTCGCGCATGCGGTCGAGCTCTCCGGCCGGCCGCGCCGCGAGGTCTATGCCCGCGCGCTCGAACTCGCCAAGACCTTGCTCGCCAAGAACTTGCCCGCCAAGAATTTACGGGGCGATGATGGCGAAGACTGACGGCGCCCGGCCCGCCGAGCCAAAAGTCCCCTCGCCCGAACGCGTCGCCGCGTTCCAGACCGGCATTTCGGCGGAGAGCCGCGCCGCGGCCTTCCTGATCGCCAAGGGCTATCGCATTCTGGCGCGGCGCTTCCGTACGCCGCATGGCGAGATCGACATCGTGGCGCGCCGGCGCAATCTGATCGCCTTCGTCGAGGTCAAGGCCCGCGCCAGCCTCGATGAGGCCGCCTTCGCCGTGACGCCGCGCCAGCAGCAGCGCATCATCGACGCCGCGCAAGGCTGGCTTGCCGCGCATCCCGAGCATGCCGAATTTGAATTGCGATTCGACGCCATGCTGATTGCGCCGCGGTCACTTCCACGCCATGTGATGGCGGCATTCGACGCCTCGACCTGAAAGGCAGCCCATGAAACTGAACGTCGCCGTCCAGATGGACCCCATCGCCCGCATCAACATCCGCGGCGATTCCACCTTTGCGCTGCTGCTGGAGGCGCAGAAACGCGGCCACGGGCTGTCCTATTACACGCCCGACAAGCTGTCGCAGGTCGGCGACGAGCTGGTCGCACCGGTCCAGCTCCTGACCGTGCGTGACGAGCCCGGCGATCACTTCACCCTCGGCGAGCCCAGGCGCGAGGCGCTGAACGGCTTTGACGTGGTGCTGCTGCGCCAGGATCCGCCGTTCGATCTCGCCTACATCACCTCGACGCATTTCCTGGAGCGCATCCACCCCAAGACGCTGGTCGTCAACGATCCCGCGAGCGTACGCAACGCGCCGGAAAAGCTGTTCGTGATGAACTTTCCGCAGCTGATGCCGCCGACGCTGATCTCGCGCGATCTCGACGAGATCAACGCCTTCCGCGCGCAGCACGGCGCCGTGGTGATGAAGCCACTGCACGGCCATGGCGGCGCCGCGGTGTTTCGCGTGATGCCGCAGGACATGAATTTCGGCTCGCTCTACGACATGTTCTCGGTGACCTTCAAAGAGCCCTGGGTAATCCAGCAGTTCATCCCCGAGGTCAAGCACGGCGACAAGCGCATCATCCTGGTCAATGGCGAGTTCGCCGGCGCCGTCAATCGCGTCCCGGCCCCCGACGATCTCCGCTCCAACATGGTGCGCGGCGGCGCCGCGCAAGCAACCGACCTCACCCCCCGCGAACGCGAGATCTGTGAAACGGTCGGACCCGCACTGCGCGAACGCGGCCTGCTGTTCGTCGGCCTCGACGTGATCAACGACCGGCTCACCGAGATCAACGTGACCTCGCCCACCGGCATCCGCGCCATTGCGCGGCTCGGCGGGCCGGACGTAGCGGCGAAGATCTGGGACGTGATCGAGAAGAAGCGGGCGAAGTAACGCGCTGCAATGACGGCGCTGAGAGGGCGCGCGATCTCTCCCCAACGTCGTCCCGGCGAAGGCCGGGACCCATACCCCAGGGAGAAAATTGGCGAAGACTGATACCCACCGTCTCGCGCTACCACCACGTCCTGTGGTTATGGGTCCCGGCCTTCGCCGGGACGACACCAATGGTGTGGCGCCTTGCTTCCGTCCCGCTGACATAGCGACGCGGCTTCAGTCACACAAATCACTAACCACGCGTTCACCATGTCGCGTCACGCGCAGACACAAAACCCCTTTGCTCTTGCGTGATTCTACGGAGTTATCGCTTTCCGAATAACGCGGCATTCACCATGCAGCCAAAACCCGCTGCGTGACCGGCGATCACATTCTGCCTCGCAACACCCCTTATACTTTTACTGCCTACTCATCGACGACGAGGGAACCCGCCACGTGCGGTTCGAGTGCCCGCGTAAGTGATGGGGATACCCGGGATGAAGAGTGGGGAGTATCGGAACGCGATGCGCATTCGGGGGAATGGCGCGCGTTCTTTCGGGATGGGGATCATGCTGATGCTGGGCCTCGCCGCAGCACCGGCGATCGCGGCGGACGCACCGGTCGGCGACCAGACCCCGGTGCAGGCGCCTGATCTCGGCGTGTCCACGGTCGCAACAACCGCGCCGGCCAGGAGCCGCTTCCTCGCGCTCGGCGTCGGCAAGTCGGCGGTGATCGACCTGCCGCGCGAGGTGAAGGACGTGCTGGTCGCCGATCCCAAGATCGCCAACGCCGTGATCCGCTCCGCACAGCGCGCCTATATCATCGGCGCCGCGGTCGGGCAGACCAACGTCGTGTTCTTTTCGGCAGACGGCCAGCAGGTCGCCTCCTACGACATCGCGGTGAAACGCGACCTCAACGGCGTGCGCGCCGCGCTCCGGCAGTCGATGCCGGGCCTCCAGATCGAAGGCGTCGGCGACGGCGTCATGCTGACCGGGTCGGTGTCGAGCCCGGTTGAAGCGCAGCAGGCCGGTGACGTCGCCGCAAAACTGGTCGGCGGCGCCGACAAGGTCGTCAACAACATCGTCGTGCGCGGCCGCGACCAGGTGATGCTGAAGGTCGTGGTCGCCGAGATGCGCCGCGACATCATCAAGCAGATGGGCGTCGACCTCAGCGCCAGCCTGAATGCCGGCACGGCGGTCGTGAGCTTCAACAATTCCAACCCGTTCACGGTGAGTGGCGGGCCGCTGGTCAGCGGCAACGGGCTCGGGCTAGGCGCCCTCGCCAAGGGCAATGTCACGGTCGCCGCAACCATCCGCGCCATGGAAACCGCCGGTGTCGTGAAGACGCTGGCGGAGCCGAACCTGACCGCGATCTCGGGTGAATCAGCGACCTTCATCGCAGGCGGCGAATTCCCGATTCCGGGAGGCTATGCCTGCGATCCCGTCACGCATGTCTGCACCACGCAGATCTCCTACAAGAAGTTCGGCATCTCGCTGAACTTCACGCCGGTGGTGCTGAGCGAAGGCCGCATCAGCCTGCGCGTGATGACCGAGGTCTCGGAGCTGTCGAACACCAACGCGATCACCGTCTCGCAGTCGATCTCCTCGAGCTCCACGAGCTCCGTCACGATCCCCTCGATCCAGACCCGCCGCGCCGAGACCTCGCTCGAGATTCCGTCGGGCGGCTCGATGGCGATGGCCGGCCTGATCCAGCAGCAGACCAAGCAGGCGATCAACGGGCTGCCCGGCTTCGACCAGATCCCGGTCCTCGGCCAGCTCTTCCGCAGCCAGGACTACGTGAACAACGAAACCGAGCTGATGGTGATCGTGACGCCCTATGTCGTGCGCGCGGTCGCGCAGAAGGAACTGTCCCGGCCCAATGACGGGTTTGCGCCGCCATCGGATTCGCAATCGGCGCTGCTCGGCCGCATGAACCGTCTGTACGGCATCGCCAGCCACGTCGATCCCGTCACCGGCTACCAGGGCGATTTCGGCTTCATCATCGACTGAGACGAACGAAGCTTCAACACGAGGGGGATGAAGCGATGACGAGACTACCGGTCGATTGCCGCAACAAGCTGCGCCTCGCAGTCGCGCTGATGGGGCTCTCCGTCATGCTCGGTGCGTGCAACACCACCGAGGAGGTCGTCACCCAGACGGTGCCGACCGACTATCGCCAGCGCCATCCGATCGCGGTGCAGGAGGCCAAGCGCTCGATCGTGGTCTTCGTCGGCCAGGCCCGCGGTGGCCTGTCGGAAGCGCAGCGCGCCGACGTCATGGGTATCGCGCGGGACTGGGCGCATGAAGGCACCGGCGCCGTCGTGGTCGACGTCCCCGTCGACACCAAGAACGCACGCGCTGCGGCTGCGACCTACCACGAAATCCGCTCGGTGCTGGCGGCCGGCGGCGTCCCCGCACGCGGCATCGTGCAGCGCACCTATCGCCCCGACGATGCCGCCCTGCTGCCGACCATCCGGCTGAGCTATTCGAAGATCGCCGCGGTCGCAGGTCCCTGCGGGCTGTGGCCGGAGGATACCGGGCCGTCGATCTTCGACCCCGGCTACAACGAGAACAGGCCGTACTTCAACCTCGGCTGCGCGACGCAGCGCAACCTCGCCGCGATGATCGACAACCCCGCCGATCTCGAGCAGCCGCGCGCCGAAACGCCTGCCTATGCACAGCGGCGCGCGATCGCGTTCGACCGGTACCGCAAGGGCATGCCGACCTCGACAACCTATCCCGAAGCCGACAAGGCCAAACTCAGCGACACGGGCAAATGACAATGAGCGGCCAGTACGAAGACGACGCCGACGATCCGCAGCACCCCGACGAACACATTGCGCCGGTCCCGCGGGTCTCTGTGCAGGCGTTTTGCGAGACCGAGCAGACCTATGACGCGATCACCGCGGCCGGCCAGGACCGCCGGCTCGCGAAAGCCCATCTCACCGTCAAGGAAGGTGGGCTTGCTGCGGCGGTCGAGGCCTACAGCACGATGCCGACGCCGAACGTGATCGTGATCGAATCCGACGGCACGCGCGACATCCTCGAAGGGCTCGACGATCTCGCCGGCGTCTGCGATCCAGGCACCCGCGTGGTCGTGATCGGCAATCCCAGCGACGAGGCGCCCTATCGCGAGCTGGTGCGCCGCGGCGTCAACGACTACGTGATCGGACCGATCGAGACCATCGACGTGGTGCGCTCGATCTGCAGCCTGTTCTCGGCCTCGGAAGCCATCATCACCGGCCGCGTCATCGCGGTGGTCGGCGCCAAGGGCGGCGTCGGCGCATCCACGGTCGCGCACAACGTCGCCTGGACCATCGCGCGCGATCTGGCGCTCGATTCGGTCGTGATCGATCTCGATCTCGCCTTCGGGACCGCGAGCCTCGACTACAACCAGGATCCGGTGCAGGGCATCGCCAATGCGGTGCTGACGCAGGAGCGCCCCGACACCGCGCTGATGGAGCGCCTGCTCGCCAAATGCACCGAGCGCCTCAGCCTGCTGGCCGCACCCGCGAGCCTCGACCGCGTCTATGATTTCGGCGCCGAAGCCTTCGACGCCGTGTTCGACACGTTGCGCATGACCACGCCCTGCATCGTGCTCGACGTGCCCCATCAATGGTCGGGCTGGACGCGCCGCGCGCTGATCAACGCCGACGACATCGTGATCGTGGCCGAGCCCGATCTCGCCAATCTGCGCAACACCAAGAACATGCTGAGCGTTCTGAAGGCCGCGCGGCCGAACGATCGGCCGCCGCTCTACTGCCTCAACCAGGTCGGCATGCACAAGCGCGCGGAGATCGAGGTCAAGGCGTTCGCCAAGACCATGGAAAGCCAGCCGGTCGCGGTCATTCCGTTCGATTCAAGGCTGTTCTCGACGGCCGCCAATAACGGCCAGATGATCGCGGAGGTCTCCAAGAGCCACCGCACCGCCGAGACGTTCCAGAACCTCGCCAACCGGCTTGCCGGACGCGGCGAAGTCAAGAAGCCGAGGCAGTCGCTGCTGGCACCGCTGCTGAAGAGGCTGAAGGGCAAGCCGAAGCGCGAATCCGCGCCGCATCGCAAGGCGTCGTAGTCTTACTGCGTCGCCAGACCCTCATGAGAGTGCTTGTGACGCAGTAGAATCAGGTTGGCCGCATCGGGCTATTTCTCCGCCCGCTGCTGCTTCTTGGTGAGGAGCTGGCGGAGCGCCGTGACCTTGGCCTGGGCCTCGTCCGGCGGCAGATCGGCCTTCACGATGCCCTCGGCCTCGGCCTGGCGGCCCTGCAATCCGACCACGAGCGCGAGATTGGCCCGCATGCGCGCGTCCTGCGGCGCGCGCTCATGGGCCCGCCGCAGCGTCGCCTCCGCCTTGGGCAGATTGTTCTGCAGCATATAGGACAGGCCGAGATTGGACAGCACCGACGGCTCGTCCGGCACGATCTTCAGGGCGCTGCCGTAATATTGCTGCGCCTCCTCGTTGCGGCCGAGCTGATCGAGCACCGCGCCTTGCGCCGACAGGATGTGCCAGTCGGGATCCTCCGGCGTATGCGCGCGGTTCAGCACGTCGAAGGCCTGCTGGAAATTACCATTGTCGGCGAGCGCGCGGCCATAAGCCGCAAGCAGCGGCTTGTTGTTGGCGTGGGTGAGCACGGCCTGCTCGAGCACGGCGACCGCCTGCGAGCGCTGGCCGTTCTCGCGCAGCGCCTTGCCGTATTGCAGCGCGATCTCGGGATCGCTTGGCGTGGCGCGGTAGCGCTCGCGGAGCGCGTCGATATCGGGCTTGGCCTCGCGGGTCTTTTCCGACTTGACGCCGAGCGCGCCGGTGATGTCCTCGAGCCCCGTTGTCTGGCAGCCGCAAAGCCCGAGCGCGAGAAGCGCGGACAGCAGCAATCGCGCCGGGGAAGAGACGAGGGACGAACGCTGGGACATACTCTGATCTACCGTCGGCGACTGATCAGAGATGCTTTCCCGATTAACGCTAATTTCCCGTTAAGGAACGCGCAGTTGCGCGGCCTATTGCTGCGTTTTCGAGATTTGAATCATATCGGCCGTCATTTGTCGGCCTCGTCCTGAGGAGCGCGCTCTTGCGCGCGTCTCGAAGGACGGCCGCAAGCGAGAGCGCGCCCCCAGTCATCCTTCGAGACGACCGCTTCGCGGTCTCCTCAGGATGAGGTCCGGGGATATGGAAGCGATCGCCTAGTCGATGAATTCGGCGCCGAATTCGCAGCCGATGCGCCAGCGGAGCTGGCACTGGCGGGAATAGTCCGGCGCGAAGATGATGGTGAACTGCGGCGGCACTTCCAGAAACTCCGCCACCACTTTCACACCGCCATCGGAAATATCCGTGACCGTGCAATCCCTCGGCAGCGACCCCGAGCCAAAATAAATCTTGGCAAGCCGACTGCACACCCGACGTTCGCTTCTCCGGCGATTTGCAAGCATCTCGATTTTTCACTTGTTAGATCACGGCCCATCCCGCGTCTCTACAGGTACCCAACATTCGTTGGGATGTGCTGAGCGGATCGGCTCGCATTCGAGGCTTACTGTCCCCGTCCCGTTTACGCCTCGTTAGGAAGGGCTCGGGGGGCCGGGCTAATGTTCCCGTATTGTTCTTGCAAGCCGAACGGCCGCCTGCTACCCTCGATTGTGCATGAGGGCAGGCTGGTTCGAGCATGGTTCAGCGGGTTTCTACCGTCGCCTTTGAGGGGATCGAGGCCCGCGCGGTCGACGTGCAGGTGCAGGTCGCGCCCGGCTTGCCGGCCTTTGCCATCGTCGGTCTTCCGGACAAGGCGGTCTCGGAGGCCCGCGAGCGGGTGCGCTCGGCGCTGATCGCCTCGGGGCTCGCGCTGCCGGCGCGGCGGATCATCGTCAATCTGGCGCCGGCCGATCTGCCCAAGGAAGGCAGCCATTACGACCTGCCGATTGCGCTTGGGCTGATGGCGGCGATCGGCGCCATCCCGCCGGATGCCCTCACGGGTTTCACGGTGCTCGGCGAGCTCGGCCTCGACGGCTCGATCGCACCGGTCGCCGGCGTGCTGCCGGCCGCGATCGGCGCCAATACCCGCGAGGAGGGACTGATCTGTCCGGCGGCCTGCGGCTCGGAAGCCGCCTGGGCGAGCCCGGACATCCAGATCATCGCCGCCAGCTCGCTGATCCAGATCGCCAACCACTTCAAGGGCACGCAGGTGCTGTCGCGGCCCTCACCGAAGGTGCACGAGGCGGCACCCTCCCCGCTCGACCTGCGTGACATCAAGGGCCAGGAGAGCGCCAAGCGCGCGCTGGAGATCGCGGCGGCCGGCGGACATCACCTGCTGATGATCGGCGCGCCCGGCGCCGGCAAATCGATGCTGGCCGCCCGCCTGCCCTCGATCCTGCCGCCGCTGTCGCCGGGCGAACTTCTGGAAGTCTCGATGATCGCCTCCGTCGCCGGCGAAATCCAAGGCGGCGCACTGACCGCGCGGCGGCCGTTCCGCTCGCCGCATCATTCCGCCAGCATGGCCGCACTGACCGGTGGCGGCATGCGCGCAAAGCCCGGCGAGATCTCGCTCGCGCATCAGGGCGTGCTGTTTCTCGACGAGCTTCCGGAGTTCGACCCGCGCGTGCTGGATTCGCTGCGCCAGCCGCTGGAGAACGGCGAGGTCTCGGTGTCGCGCGCCAATCACCGCGTCACCTACCCTGCCCGCTTCATGCTGGTCGCGGCGATGAATCCGTGCCGTTGCGGCAACGCCTTCGAGCCGGGCTATGCCTGCAAGCGCGGCCGCATCGATCGCTGCACCGCGGACTATCAGGCGCGCATCTCCGGTCCCCTGATGGACCGCATCGATCTGCGTATCGAGGTGCCGGCAGTGACCGCAGCCGACCTGATCCTGCCGCCACCGGCGGAAGGCTCCGCCGAGGTCGCCGCGCGCGTCGCCGCGGCCCGCGACGTTCAGCTCGCACGTTATCAGGCCGCGGGATTGCCGAACGTGCGCACCAATGCCGAGGCGCCGGCCTCGGTGCTGGAAGAAATCGCAAAACCCGACGCGCAGGGCCAAAAGCTGCTGCGCGATGCCGCCGAGACCATGCGGCTGTCGGCGCGCGGCTATCACCGCGTGCTGCGGGTGGCGCGAACGCTGGCCGACCTCGACAATGCCGACAAGATCGGCCGGCTGCATCTCGCCGAGGCGCTCTCCTACCGCGCACTCGCGGAGGATGTGCGCCAGCTGGCGTGACGACCATTCGTATCAACCCGACGGTAACGAGTTTCCTTTACGCTCTGCAAACCATAAGGGCCACGCGTTCATCACGGCCGTTCCCTGGGCCTTGGGCGCGTTCTTGGGGCGAGTCCTCGGGCGAGTAGAGTGTCATGTTGCGTTTCAAGATCCTGGCTTCGGTTGTTCCCTTGATGGCGGCGGCGGTGTTCGTGCGTGGCGGTACCGGATCGGCATCGCATCCCTGCATCGCCTTCGGCGAGACTCCGGTCGAGCTCGCATCGGTCCCCTGGACGGCCGGCCTGCATGTTGCCTTCACCGACGACCCCACCCGCGCCACCGTCCGCGTACAGATCACCGAGACGGCAGAAGCTGCGGATTTCGTCCTCGTCGACGACACCCCGACCGCCGAGACGGACGCCTGCCAGGCCAGCGCGGCAACGCGCCTCGTCGCGATCTCCGCGCATCCGAGCCGCGACAGCCCGGTGATCTATCTCTCGGGCGCAGGGCCGGCGGACTACCGCATCTATGTGCGGTCCAAGACGTTCTCGGCCCGCGATGCCGCCGCGCTGATCGTCGGTGCTGCCGGTGGGCACCGCCATCTGCAGGCTGCCTCGCTCTGAGGCGTTAACGTCTCATCAACCTTGTTTTGAGCCGACCGCAAAACCTCAAACTGTTCGCAAGGTTGGATGACACATCGTCACCGAGGGCGGGCAGAAGTATTTTAGGCAGAGTCAGGATCTTTGGCGATGGGTCGCTCGTTCCGGATCAAAGTGCGCATGCGCCGCTTCAGGCGCCGCCATCCCAGGATCGCCTTCGCGATCCGCTCCTTCATGATCTTTTCGGCGACGTTCGGCGGCGCCTACGGCTTCATCGCCGGCAGCCGGGCCGAGAAGTCCGGCTACGATCCCAACGCCTTTGCGATCGGCGCGAGCTTCCTGTTCGCCCTCGCCTGCCTTGGGCTTGCCACGCTCAGCATGCGGCTGCGCTTCGTCAACAAGCGGCTGCGTACGCTCGCGACACATAACGAGGCGCTGGTCGATCGCAATTGGGAGCTGAAAGAGGCGGAAGAGCGCGCGCGCAGTCTCTTCGAATCGCAAGGTGATCTCATCGTGCTGCGCGATCACCAGGGGCGCATCACCTTTGCCAACGACGCCTATTGCGAGCTTGCCGGGCAGGCGCGCGGCGCACTTGTCGGCACGCGCTTCAATTTCGACGTGCTGGAGCAGGGCGACGGCGCGCTCGAGAGTAACGGCACACGCGTCCACGACCAGAGGATCGCAACCCCGATCGGCGCACGCTGGATCGCCTGGCGCGAGGGTTTTGTGCGGCTGGACGCCGGCCAGCCGGCCGAGCTGCAGAGCGTCGGCCGCGACGTCACCGATCGCACCGAGACCGAGCGCGCGCTTTCGGAGGCCCGCGACCAGGCCGATGCGGCCAACCGCGCCAAGTCGCGCTTCCTCGCGATGGCGAGCCACGAGATCCGCACGCCGCTCAACGGCATCATCGGCATGAGCAGCCTGCTGCTCGACACCACGCTGACGCCGGAGCAGACGACCTACGCGCGGGCTGTGAAAACCTCGGGCGAAGCGCTGACCGCGCTGATCGAGGAGCTGCTCGACTATTCCAAGATCGAGGCCGGCAAGCTCGACCTCGAGCAGCGGCCCTTCGCTTTGTCGACCCTGATCGAGGAGACCACCGAGCTGCTGGCGCCGCGCGCGCAGGCAAAAGACCTCGAGATCGCGGCTTACGTCGACGAGCGCCTGCCGCTCGACGTCGTCGGCGATGCCGCGCGGCTGCGCCAGGTGCTGCTCAACCTCGCCGGCAATGCCATCAAGTTCACCTCGCACGGCGGCGTCGCGCTGATCGTCGAGCCCGGCCTGTGGCCGAACGAAATCAGCTTTCTGGTGCGCGACACCGGCATCGGGATCGCGCCCGAGGCGCAGTCGCGCATCTTCCGCGAATTCGAGCAGGCCGACGAGCGCGTCGCGCGCACCTATGGCGGCACCGGCCTTGGCCTTGCGATCAGCGAGCGCATCGTCAAGCGCATGGGCGGCCGGATCACGCTGGAGAGCGAGCCGGGCAGGGGATCGACCTTCGCGGTCTCGATTCCGCTCACGCCCGTCGAGGCAAGCGCGGGACAGGCGACGTTCCCGAGTCCCGACCTCACCGGCAAATCGATTCTGCTGATCGCTGGCTCCGGCATCGAGGCCTCGCTGGTCGCGCGGCGGCTGGAGCGCTGGGGCGGCCAGACCTGCACGGTTTCGGACGTAGACGTGGCGCTGGCGTTGCTGCCGGAGCGCTCCTGGCATGCCGTGCTGATCGATCGCGCGCTCGGTCCGGAGGTGGCGGCGCGGCTCGGCGATGCGGCCCGCAGCCACGCCGTGCAACGGCTGGTGCTGCTCACGCCCGCCACGCGGCACGAGGCCTTGTCGCCGGCCTTCACGGGTTATCTGGTGAAGCCGCTGCGCGCCGCCTCGCTGGCCGCACGCCTGTCGCTGACGCCGGAGGTCGCTTCGCCCGAGCTTGCGCCGGAGCCGCCGGCCGAGGCACCCGTGACGCCGACCGCCGTGACAAAGGGTCTGTCGATCCTGGTCGCTGAAGACAACGAGATCAACGCGCTGTTGATGCGATCGCTGCTGACGCGGCTTGGGCATCGCGTCGTGATCGCGACCCATGGCGAAGCGGCGCTGGAATCCTGGCTCGCGGCGAAATCGGCGGCTACGCCGTATGATCTCGTGCTGATGGATATCCAGATGCCGCAGCTCGACGGCATCGAAGCGGCAATGCGCATCCGCACGCATGAAGCAGGCGAGGGCGGCCGCCGCACGCCGATCCTGGCGCTGACCGCGAACACGCTGGTGGAAGACCGCTATGCCTGTTTCGAAGCGGGCATGGACGGATTTTTGATCAAGCCGCTCGACCGCGAGAAGCTGGAAGAGGCGCTGGCGGGGCTGGCGGCGTCAAGGCACCTGGCGGTGTAGCCACAATCGACGGAGCCGTAGGGTGGGCAAAGGCGCACTTGCGCCGTGCCCACCATTCACGTTCGACACCGCGGATGGATGGTGGGCACGGCGCGCGAAGAGCGCGCCTTTGCCCACCCTACAAAGCAAAAACTACAGCCGTCGCAGCGCCACGCTTTCCACCACATGGTCGGCGCCCTTCTTCAGGATCAGCGTCGCGCGGGGGCGGGTGGGCAGGATGTTGTCCTCGAGATTGGCGAGGTTGGTGCGCTCCCAGATCGCGATCGCGGTGGCGGTGGCCTCATCGTCGGAGAGCAGCGCATAGCGGTTGAAGTAGGACTTTGGATTGGTGAACGCGGTGTCACGCAGCGCCAGGAAGCGCTTGACGTACCATTGCCGCAGCGCCGCCTCGTCGGCGTCGATATAGACCGAGAAATCGAAGAAGTCGGAGACGACTGGCACCGCCTTGCCGTCACGCGGCAGCTTGCCGGTCTGCAGCACGTTGACGCCCTCGACGATCAAAATATCCGGCTGGTCGATCTCGGCCCACTGGTTCGGCACGATGTCGTAGGTCAGATGCGAATAGACCGGCGCGCGCACGGGGTGGCGGCCGGCCTTGATGTCGGAA
This region of Bradyrhizobium sp. CCGUVB1N3 genomic DNA includes:
- a CDS encoding YifB family Mg chelatase-like AAA ATPase yields the protein MVQRVSTVAFEGIEARAVDVQVQVAPGLPAFAIVGLPDKAVSEARERVRSALIASGLALPARRIIVNLAPADLPKEGSHYDLPIALGLMAAIGAIPPDALTGFTVLGELGLDGSIAPVAGVLPAAIGANTREEGLICPAACGSEAAWASPDIQIIAASSLIQIANHFKGTQVLSRPSPKVHEAAPSPLDLRDIKGQESAKRALEIAAAGGHHLLMIGAPGAGKSMLAARLPSILPPLSPGELLEVSMIASVAGEIQGGALTARRPFRSPHHSASMAALTGGGMRAKPGEISLAHQGVLFLDELPEFDPRVLDSLRQPLENGEVSVSRANHRVTYPARFMLVAAMNPCRCGNAFEPGYACKRGRIDRCTADYQARISGPLMDRIDLRIEVPAVTAADLILPPPAEGSAEVAARVAAARDVQLARYQAAGLPNVRTNAEAPASVLEEIAKPDAQGQKLLRDAAETMRLSARGYHRVLRVARTLADLDNADKIGRLHLAEALSYRALAEDVRQLA
- a CDS encoding CpaD family pilus assembly protein → MTRLPVDCRNKLRLAVALMGLSVMLGACNTTEEVVTQTVPTDYRQRHPIAVQEAKRSIVVFVGQARGGLSEAQRADVMGIARDWAHEGTGAVVVDVPVDTKNARAAAATYHEIRSVLAAGGVPARGIVQRTYRPDDAALLPTIRLSYSKIAAVAGPCGLWPEDTGPSIFDPGYNENRPYFNLGCATQRNLAAMIDNPADLEQPRAETPAYAQRRAIAFDRYRKGMPTSTTYPEADKAKLSDTGK
- a CDS encoding AAA family ATPase, whose amino-acid sequence is MSGQYEDDADDPQHPDEHIAPVPRVSVQAFCETEQTYDAITAAGQDRRLAKAHLTVKEGGLAAAVEAYSTMPTPNVIVIESDGTRDILEGLDDLAGVCDPGTRVVVIGNPSDEAPYRELVRRGVNDYVIGPIETIDVVRSICSLFSASEAIITGRVIAVVGAKGGVGASTVAHNVAWTIARDLALDSVVIDLDLAFGTASLDYNQDPVQGIANAVLTQERPDTALMERLLAKCTERLSLLAAPASLDRVYDFGAEAFDAVFDTLRMTTPCIVLDVPHQWSGWTRRALINADDIVIVAEPDLANLRNTKNMLSVLKAARPNDRPPLYCLNQVGMHKRAEIEVKAFAKTMESQPVAVIPFDSRLFSTAANNGQMIAEVSKSHRTAETFQNLANRLAGRGEVKKPRQSLLAPLLKRLKGKPKRESAPHRKAS
- a CDS encoding tetratricopeptide repeat protein, translating into MSQRSSLVSSPARLLLSALLALGLCGCQTTGLEDITGALGVKSEKTREAKPDIDALRERYRATPSDPEIALQYGKALRENGQRSQAVAVLEQAVLTHANNKPLLAAYGRALADNGNFQQAFDVLNRAHTPEDPDWHILSAQGAVLDQLGRNEEAQQYYGSALKIVPDEPSVLSNLGLSYMLQNNLPKAEATLRRAHERAPQDARMRANLALVVGLQGRQAEAEGIVKADLPPDEAQAKVTALRQLLTKKQQRAEK
- the gshB gene encoding glutathione synthase gives rise to the protein MKLNVAVQMDPIARINIRGDSTFALLLEAQKRGHGLSYYTPDKLSQVGDELVAPVQLLTVRDEPGDHFTLGEPRREALNGFDVVLLRQDPPFDLAYITSTHFLERIHPKTLVVNDPASVRNAPEKLFVMNFPQLMPPTLISRDLDEINAFRAQHGAVVMKPLHGHGGAAVFRVMPQDMNFGSLYDMFSVTFKEPWVIQQFIPEVKHGDKRIILVNGEFAGAVNRVPAPDDLRSNMVRGGAAQATDLTPREREICETVGPALRERGLLFVGLDVINDRLTEINVTSPTGIRAIARLGGPDVAAKIWDVIEKKRAK
- a CDS encoding type II and III secretion system protein family protein, whose translation is MLMLGLAAAPAIAADAPVGDQTPVQAPDLGVSTVATTAPARSRFLALGVGKSAVIDLPREVKDVLVADPKIANAVIRSAQRAYIIGAAVGQTNVVFFSADGQQVASYDIAVKRDLNGVRAALRQSMPGLQIEGVGDGVMLTGSVSSPVEAQQAGDVAAKLVGGADKVVNNIVVRGRDQVMLKVVVAEMRRDIIKQMGVDLSASLNAGTAVVSFNNSNPFTVSGGPLVSGNGLGLGALAKGNVTVAATIRAMETAGVVKTLAEPNLTAISGESATFIAGGEFPIPGGYACDPVTHVCTTQISYKKFGISLNFTPVVLSEGRISLRVMTEVSELSNTNAITVSQSISSSSTSSVTIPSIQTRRAETSLEIPSGGSMAMAGLIQQQTKQAINGLPGFDQIPVLGQLFRSQDYVNNETELMVIVTPYVVRAVAQKELSRPNDGFAPPSDSQSALLGRMNRLYGIASHVDPVTGYQGDFGFIID
- a CDS encoding YraN family protein, encoding MAKTDGARPAEPKVPSPERVAAFQTGISAESRAAAFLIAKGYRILARRFRTPHGEIDIVARRRNLIAFVEVKARASLDEAAFAVTPRQQQRIIDAAQGWLAAHPEHAEFELRFDAMLIAPRSLPRHVMAAFDAST
- a CDS encoding PilZ domain-containing protein encodes the protein MLANRRRSERRVCSRLAKIYFGSGSLPRDCTVTDISDGGVKVVAEFLEVPPQFTIIFAPDYSRQCQLRWRIGCEFGAEFID